A window of the Drosophila simulans strain w501 chromosome 2L, Prin_Dsim_3.1, whole genome shotgun sequence genome harbors these coding sequences:
- the LOC6732183 gene encoding histone-lysine N-methyltransferase 2D isoform X11 has translation MATSTLQSPSPSPSTASVSSKNPQLKRVVYSKYRELLGSYNDKANAIIDTLPAYMVRQDRGFQLSELPVNGDANRNGLESSYGQRGGGGSGNGGYEAPACVQNAMMTKDKKPFTYTPGGIDLSQIRSERMAKRLARNAQSEGATGAAQQNRPAQPQSPGGPGGAASSIGAAAMGMPFQVLPPPPPPPQPQSGKNGTQGASAAPPPPPPQQPSTLAPPTGRLSAPGSPATARKSPTPQRFEPPPLGFRPEIKIPPNPMAALRKVAPPVEKNTFWKDEYIKDRSKSPLPEVAPAANGGYSSTTADAVDGPRPSAASVESSYSPYTPTQQVPPVAKSPPVQYQQPSPPATPPQQQQQQSEQPPATRPEFRSVPMPTSPAVNVYTRQTDSPRSPFEPQQQQQQQPQRSTESPFRFAQQQQQQSPQQRPPTAISPLAQVQQQQQQQLQQQQQQLQQLQQQQFQQQQLQQQQFQQQQLQQQQLQQQQQQQQQLQQQQQQPASQSVPWRTQRAQPGAQQQQDSHPQPIYNNVQQQQQRSRDVFSPARNETPAANTFNSQQQQNQFGGASKPTNVGSLYIAPLAQPTEPQAQRILLQQQQQSSARDSPMRQLPQQQQPQTNQPMRWLSSQPASKEQAPWARPEENGNVLPSTLRQTTPAPQPQVVPQPQPQQQQQQTTFYQPQLVQGNGYGPTPVSAAPISLQNFGSNPQPGGLRLQINLNTNGNSSNNTNQSAPRERIIPITLEQTPTYAAAQPNFGGHIIRSANQFVDQGYQNYPPQAQRFPSPNQPTSTSNNTNGNATRLIPIAIERGRGGPVSQSPVLLQNGNYNLYVHQCPLEAEILYRKNRLSDPRSPPIQSKSFRILQKITDTVDDGSGNGDLRQDMQQTPHEAELQRPQFARQMSAQQARNSPTIEQMRRLQIGQDQQNNQQQSGNGVSAQNRFTQQRYDTPQQQQYVPPSEQQAPEPKKYTGSAIPSRSFKILQAMTTPENAGPGQSDL, from the exons ATGGCCACCTCAACGCTGCAATCTCCGTCGCCGTCGCCATCAACTGCCTCCGTGTCATCCAAGAATCCGCAGCTGAAGCGCGTCGTGTACTCCAAGTATCGGGAACTACTTGGTTCTTATAATGATAAGGCCAATGCCATCATCGACACTCTGCCCGCATATATGGTTCGTCAGGATCGCGGATTTCAGTTGTCGGAGCTGCCCGTGAACGGGGATGCCAATCGCAACGGCCTGGAATCGTC GTATGGACAGCGCGGAGGAGGCGGATCCGGAAACGGTGGCTACGAAGCGCCCGCGTGCGTACAGAACGCGATGATGACAAAAGACAAGAAGCCCTTCACCTACACGCCCGGCGGCATCGATCTCTCCCAGATCCGGTCGGAGCGGATGGCTAAGCGGTTGGCGCGCAATGCCCAATCGGAAGGAGCCACCGGAGCCGCCCAACAGAACAGACCCGCCCAGCCACAGTCGCCAGGTGGGCCAGGTGGTGCAGCCAGTTCGATTGGAGCCGCTGCCATGGGCATGCCGTTCCAGgtgctgccgccgccaccaccgccgccgcaaCCACAGTCGGGTAAGAATGGCACCCAAGGTGCTAGCGCCgcacccccaccaccacccccacaACAACCCAGCACATTAGCGCCACCCACTGGGCGCCTAAGTGCTCCCGGTTCCCCGGCAACGGCGCGCAAATCGCCAACTCCACAGCGTTTTGAGCCACCGCCACTGGGATTCCGGCCGGAGATCAAGATACCGCCAAATCCCATGGCTGCACTGCGCAAGGTAGCACCGCCAGTGGAGAAGAACACGTTCTGGAAGGACGAGTACATTAAGGATCGCTCCAAGAGTCCGCTCCCCGAGGTGGCACCTGCTGCGAATGGAGGATATAGCAGCACCACAGCCGATGCCGTTGATG GTCCAAGACCATCGGCGGCTAGCGTTGAAAGCAGCTACAGTCCTTACACACCGACTCAGCAAGTTCCGCCCGTGGCCAAGAGTCCACCGGTGCAATACCAACAGCCATCACCACCGGCAAcaccgccgcagcagcagcagcaacagtcggAGCAGCCACCTGCAACACGCCCGGAGTTCCGCAGTGTGCCCATGCCCACATCGCCAGCGGTGAACGTCTACACACGTCAAACGGACAGTCCCAGATCGCCTTTCgagccgcagcaacagcagcagcagcaaccacagcGATCCACTGAGAGCCCCTTCCGGtttgcacagcagcagcagcaacagtcacCGCAGCAACGTCCACCAACAGCGATATCGCCGCTGGCtcaggtgcagcagcagcagcaacagcagttgcaacagcagcagcaacagctccagcagctgcagcaacagcagttccagcagcaacaactgcaacaacagcagttccagcaacaacagttgcagcaacagcaactgcagcaacagcagcagcaacagcaacagctgcagcaacagcagcagcaaccggcATCTCAATCAGTACCATGGCGCACTCAACGTGCTCAGCCTGgagcacaacagcaacaggatTCGCATCCACAACCCATCTACAACAAtgttcagcagcagcaacaaagatCTCGCGATGTCTTCAGTCCGGCAAGGAATGAAACACCGGCAGCAAACACGTTCAAttcacagcagcaacaaaaccAATTTGGTGGAGCATCAAAGCCG ACCAACGTTGGATCGCTTTACATAGCTCCACTGGCCCAGCCCACTGAGCCGCAGGCTCAACGAATCCttttgcaacagcagcagcagtcatCTGCTCGGGATTCTCCCATGCGCCAActtccacagcagcagcagccacagacCAACCAACCGATGAGATGGCTCAGCTCACAGCCGGCTAGCAAGGAGCAGGCACCCTGGGCTCGTCCCGAGGAGAATGGCAACGTTCTGCCCTCCACCTTGCGTCAGACCACCCCGGCACCGCAGCCCCAAGTCGTCCCTCAAccgcagccacagcagcagcagcagcagactaCCTTCTACCAGCCGCAGTTGGTGCAAGGTAATGGCTATGGACCAACACCGGTCTCAGCCGCTCCCATCAGTCTGCAGAATTTCGGATCAAATCCACAGCCGGGAGGACTACGTTTGCAGATCAACCTAAACAccaatggcaacagcagcaataacaCAAATCAAAGTGCTCCACGG GAGCGTATCATACCGATAACTCTAGAGCAGACGCCGACGTATGCCGCAGCCCAGCCCAACTTTGGTG GTCACATAATACGCTCAGCTAATCAATTTGTCGATCAAGGTTACCAGAATTACCCACCACAAGCCCAGCGATTCCCGTCGCCCAATCAGCCAACGAGTACGAGTAACAACACCAATGGCAATGCCACCCGATTAATCCCAATAGCCATCGAGAGAGGACGCGGCGGTCCAGTTTCCCAGTCGCCAGTGCTGCTCCAGAA TGGCAATTACAATTTGTATGTGCACCAGTGTCCGCTCGAGGCGGAGATCCTCTACAGAAAGAATCGTCTCAG CGATCCACGCTCACCGCCCATCCAATCGAAATCGTTTAGAATATTGCAAAAGATAACCGACACCGTGGACGATGGCAGCGGGAATGGCGATTTGCGGCAAGACATGCAGCAGACGCCCCATGAGGCGGAGCTGCAGCGGCCGCAGTTCGCCCGCCAGATGAGCGCCCAGCAGGCCAGGAATAGTCCGACCATCGAGCAGATGCGACGCCTGCAAATTGGACAGGATCAGCAGAATAACCAACAGCAGTCGG GTAACGGAGTCTCCGCTCAGAACCGATTTACGCAACAACGATATG ataccccacaacaacagcaatatgTGCCGCCAAGTGAACAGCAAGCTCCGGAACCCAAAAAATACACAGGCAGCGCTATACCCAGTCGATCATTCAAAATTCTACAGGCAATGACAACACCTGAAAATGCCG
- the LOC6732183 gene encoding uncharacterized protein LOC6732183 isoform X2, translating into MATSTLQSPSPSPSTASVSSKNPQLKRVVYSKYRELLGSYNDKANAIIDTLPAYMVRQDRGFQLSELPVNGDANRNGLESSYGQRGGGGSGNGGYEAPACVQNAMMTKDKKPFTYTPGGIDLSQIRSERMAKRLARNAQSEGATGAAQQNRPAQPQSPGGPGGAASSIGAAAMGMPFQVLPPPPPPPQPQSGKNGTQGASAAPPPPPPQQPSTLAPPTGRLSAPGSPATARKSPTPQRFEPPPLGFRPEIKIPPNPMAALRKVAPPVEKNTFWKDEYIKDRSKSPLPEVAPAANGGYSSTTADAVDGPRPSAASVESSYSPYTPTQQVPPVAKSPPVQYQQPSPPATPPQQQQQQSEQPPATRPEFRSVPMPTSPAVNVYTRQTDSPRSPFEPQQQQQQQPQRSTESPFRFAQQQQQQSPQQRPPTAISPLAQVQQQQQQQLQQQQQQLQQLQQQQFQQQQLQQQQFQQQQLQQQQLQQQQQQQQQLQQQQQQPASQSVPWRTQRAQPGAQQQQDSHPQPIYNNVQQQQQRSRDVFSPARNETPAANTFNSQQQQNQFGGASKPTNVGSLYIAPLAQPTEPQAQRILLQQQQQSSARDSPMRQLPQQQQPQTNQPMRWLSSQPASKEQAPWARPEENGNVLPSTLRQTTPAPQPQVVPQPQPQQQQQQTTFYQPQLVQGNGYGPTPVSAAPISLQNFGSNPQPGGLRLQINLNTNGNSSNNTNQSAPRERIIPITLEQTPTYAAAQPNFGGHIIRSANQFVDQGYQNYPPQAQRFPSPNQPTSTSNNTNGNATRLIPIAIERGRGGPVSQSPVLLQNGNYNLYVHQCPLEAEILYRKNRLSDPRSPPIQSKSFRILQKITDTVDDGSGNGDLRQDMQQTPHEAELQRPQFARQMSAQQARNSPTIEQMRRLQIGQDQQNNQQQSGTPLVWSPQGNGVSAQNRFTQQRYDTPQQQQYVPPSEQQAPEPKKYTGSAIPSRSFKILQAMTTPENADHKIHTELDSDLENVELNESPNNNNNNNNNSNNGSTENNNNHNKINSKTNKRHSYTSSTPTPSPSACTDPTTHSSNSSLSSDSSCPPQPPRSQSVPPQYPYAYGYPYPWYMPPPPPVNGEGAPWPYPYSYPPPPPPQSMDGKQAEGFPPYPYYYPYYPPPLPPYGQQPGEAQIPPGYPQFHAMPPYGHPYPYPVAPSYSQSSTEESRASSVLPDIIITPSTDDIPSQVIMKHHIRVEPREPPKRAHSVEIEEVVSRPKARNICSSNHEVIDVLSQRLANINKIASGNTQANLSKQLQKNYAGEQAKELGDRSPSENASNSDSESEEESSDDEEDTPKMGTRPAPLQSIKSVTNVQVYKGKTLEQHLDSESSDDEDDVTTADEMYDEEEQIEEEQEGLVEEMEEDYIVEEDLSVIYEEESELERSSEYAKTVIRKDDSRSTIVDDIEKQIEENDDDDDDEESNSVTVRLPLRFSFSRCSNDENIATVEVGNTTQIEEKQPIIASTFSVAKVESDDEDDDCQVSVTISLSNSSRSNSVEKVSQPYRPSNAYPVEDISTPIKNSEEDVSTSFSLGMRNKFMGETIANDVTNNISRDQAKPKNDATEDESSPKEEFDFFATLMATKMQAQKMMEQSKNFWKTPDPKLVEPEAEKPKLRPKENIPETKPPRPISGDMSKTQASLEAAKNSFWSTFATTSKETEPKAEQEDAAEDVDFWASIEKKEISDQEEKQWTKKKKTVTYTPLKKETVTTVEHWTTTFRAQLESLPIPQKAEVHFVVEEKQKEVEQRQEENQGEEEDFWGSVIKDKMENTASATWERTEYNLEPSQGVTDQPKQQDEDNVDFWAEIETSNTYEDREKPKNLSYDPTKYPEEPREVDTDEEIDFWAELEARRNPGEDDDEDVTFHKSATFWARKERQNSVEETPYKPVEIKAFRAKLPDEAAVEIDVWATLEAARGHEPEIVDPAVEEEKVLAEQFEELEHETSDEEEEEEEEEEELEQKPRKEVQESNLSHMDTMSLASMHEPATVYTWAPPPQEAEDNEEETDFWADMEKERSKKEQFEEAEQKRHNYRQAMAFFNTSIDGQHSPPQQNASPNRSSVILEVEEPQEVNLGPPGEYQIVGEDGVVVEEHKPEITETEEDERGAATPTNMEPQLPEVYVEPEPEVKRLVNGLPDLAVEKFSEKPKISVRARISAFEVIPSATSDGAKGLTKQSLSVDSAYGKGTLSRNSSTQRSESEIEEDDSGVTDMNRQLSETDTESESFPELRKMTSYQRAATHSRLFKLLQDENDVPEAGAQPADEFQFKPSRRKIVHNVSITRRQNPGALNDAETMTQRRERLSLPLRKNTSIDADNPSTPNSPASPIMGPSAKNQRVVSDKLVNELVQSLLLKSDSSHLRNLPMERLQAAAKRALVEEMDSAQENSSLDSTPAPTPKHDKEYSDYYNSWCDASGSGEEVLPSKSFRALQDPRRSPWTVRCPRVLSSKTINRDLARVTESPEIANGRGSKSPECFRQNSHSQSRERSVSSWRRV; encoded by the exons ATGGCCACCTCAACGCTGCAATCTCCGTCGCCGTCGCCATCAACTGCCTCCGTGTCATCCAAGAATCCGCAGCTGAAGCGCGTCGTGTACTCCAAGTATCGGGAACTACTTGGTTCTTATAATGATAAGGCCAATGCCATCATCGACACTCTGCCCGCATATATGGTTCGTCAGGATCGCGGATTTCAGTTGTCGGAGCTGCCCGTGAACGGGGATGCCAATCGCAACGGCCTGGAATCGTC GTATGGACAGCGCGGAGGAGGCGGATCCGGAAACGGTGGCTACGAAGCGCCCGCGTGCGTACAGAACGCGATGATGACAAAAGACAAGAAGCCCTTCACCTACACGCCCGGCGGCATCGATCTCTCCCAGATCCGGTCGGAGCGGATGGCTAAGCGGTTGGCGCGCAATGCCCAATCGGAAGGAGCCACCGGAGCCGCCCAACAGAACAGACCCGCCCAGCCACAGTCGCCAGGTGGGCCAGGTGGTGCAGCCAGTTCGATTGGAGCCGCTGCCATGGGCATGCCGTTCCAGgtgctgccgccgccaccaccgccgccgcaaCCACAGTCGGGTAAGAATGGCACCCAAGGTGCTAGCGCCgcacccccaccaccacccccacaACAACCCAGCACATTAGCGCCACCCACTGGGCGCCTAAGTGCTCCCGGTTCCCCGGCAACGGCGCGCAAATCGCCAACTCCACAGCGTTTTGAGCCACCGCCACTGGGATTCCGGCCGGAGATCAAGATACCGCCAAATCCCATGGCTGCACTGCGCAAGGTAGCACCGCCAGTGGAGAAGAACACGTTCTGGAAGGACGAGTACATTAAGGATCGCTCCAAGAGTCCGCTCCCCGAGGTGGCACCTGCTGCGAATGGAGGATATAGCAGCACCACAGCCGATGCCGTTGATG GTCCAAGACCATCGGCGGCTAGCGTTGAAAGCAGCTACAGTCCTTACACACCGACTCAGCAAGTTCCGCCCGTGGCCAAGAGTCCACCGGTGCAATACCAACAGCCATCACCACCGGCAAcaccgccgcagcagcagcagcaacagtcggAGCAGCCACCTGCAACACGCCCGGAGTTCCGCAGTGTGCCCATGCCCACATCGCCAGCGGTGAACGTCTACACACGTCAAACGGACAGTCCCAGATCGCCTTTCgagccgcagcaacagcagcagcagcaaccacagcGATCCACTGAGAGCCCCTTCCGGtttgcacagcagcagcagcaacagtcacCGCAGCAACGTCCACCAACAGCGATATCGCCGCTGGCtcaggtgcagcagcagcagcaacagcagttgcaacagcagcagcaacagctccagcagctgcagcaacagcagttccagcagcaacaactgcaacaacagcagttccagcaacaacagttgcagcaacagcaactgcagcaacagcagcagcaacagcaacagctgcagcaacagcagcagcaaccggcATCTCAATCAGTACCATGGCGCACTCAACGTGCTCAGCCTGgagcacaacagcaacaggatTCGCATCCACAACCCATCTACAACAAtgttcagcagcagcaacaaagatCTCGCGATGTCTTCAGTCCGGCAAGGAATGAAACACCGGCAGCAAACACGTTCAAttcacagcagcaacaaaaccAATTTGGTGGAGCATCAAAGCCG ACCAACGTTGGATCGCTTTACATAGCTCCACTGGCCCAGCCCACTGAGCCGCAGGCTCAACGAATCCttttgcaacagcagcagcagtcatCTGCTCGGGATTCTCCCATGCGCCAActtccacagcagcagcagccacagacCAACCAACCGATGAGATGGCTCAGCTCACAGCCGGCTAGCAAGGAGCAGGCACCCTGGGCTCGTCCCGAGGAGAATGGCAACGTTCTGCCCTCCACCTTGCGTCAGACCACCCCGGCACCGCAGCCCCAAGTCGTCCCTCAAccgcagccacagcagcagcagcagcagactaCCTTCTACCAGCCGCAGTTGGTGCAAGGTAATGGCTATGGACCAACACCGGTCTCAGCCGCTCCCATCAGTCTGCAGAATTTCGGATCAAATCCACAGCCGGGAGGACTACGTTTGCAGATCAACCTAAACAccaatggcaacagcagcaataacaCAAATCAAAGTGCTCCACGG GAGCGTATCATACCGATAACTCTAGAGCAGACGCCGACGTATGCCGCAGCCCAGCCCAACTTTGGTG GTCACATAATACGCTCAGCTAATCAATTTGTCGATCAAGGTTACCAGAATTACCCACCACAAGCCCAGCGATTCCCGTCGCCCAATCAGCCAACGAGTACGAGTAACAACACCAATGGCAATGCCACCCGATTAATCCCAATAGCCATCGAGAGAGGACGCGGCGGTCCAGTTTCCCAGTCGCCAGTGCTGCTCCAGAA TGGCAATTACAATTTGTATGTGCACCAGTGTCCGCTCGAGGCGGAGATCCTCTACAGAAAGAATCGTCTCAG CGATCCACGCTCACCGCCCATCCAATCGAAATCGTTTAGAATATTGCAAAAGATAACCGACACCGTGGACGATGGCAGCGGGAATGGCGATTTGCGGCAAGACATGCAGCAGACGCCCCATGAGGCGGAGCTGCAGCGGCCGCAGTTCGCCCGCCAGATGAGCGCCCAGCAGGCCAGGAATAGTCCGACCATCGAGCAGATGCGACGCCTGCAAATTGGACAGGATCAGCAGAATAACCAACAGCAGTCGGGTACGCCACTAGTTTGGTCCCCGCAAG GTAACGGAGTCTCCGCTCAGAACCGATTTACGCAACAACGATATG ataccccacaacaacagcaatatgTGCCGCCAAGTGAACAGCAAGCTCCGGAACCCAAAAAATACACAGGCAGCGCTATACCCAGTCGATCATTCAAAATTCTACAGGCAATGACAACACCTGAAAATGCCG ACCATAAAATTCACACCGAGCTGGACTCGGatttggaaaatgttgaaCTGAACGAATCCccaaacaataataataataataataataacagtaaCAACGGAAGtactgaaaataataataatcataataagaTTAACAGTAAAACCAATAAACGTCACAGCTACACTtcatccacacccacaccctcACCATCAGCCTGCACAGATCCCACCACCCATTCATCAAACTCATCTCTTAGTTCGGATAGCTCTTGTCCCCCACAGCCACCTCGATCGCAATCGGTTCCACCCCAGTATCCCTATGCCTACGGGTATCCGTATCCATGGTACATGCCACCTCCTCCACCTGTCAACGGTGAGGGAGCTCCTTGGCCATATCCCTATTCATATCCaccgccacctcctccacaATCGATGGATGGAAAGCAGGCAGAAGGATTTCCACCATATCCCTATTACTACCCATATTATCCGCCTCCCTTGCCACCTTATGGGCAACAACCCGGGGAAGCTCAGATACCGCCGGGCTATCCTCAGTTTCATGCCATGCCACCATATGGTCACCCGTATCCCTATCCAGTGGCTCCCAGTTACAGTCAGAGTTCCACCGAAGAGAGCAGAGCCAGCAGCGTTCTACCGGATATAATCATCACTCCCAGTACCGATGATATACCCTCGCAGGTCATAATGAAACATCACATCCGAGTGGAGCCACGAGAGCCACCAAAGCGGGCGCACTCTGTGGAAATAGAGGAGGTAGTCAGCAGACCGAAAGCCCGGAATATTTGCAGCAGCAATCACGAGGTCATCGATGTGCTGAGCCAACGATTGGCCAATATCAACAAGATTGCCAGTGGCAACACCCAGGCGAATCTCTCCAAGCAGCTACAGAAAAACTATGCAGGTGAGCAAGCCAAGGAACTGGGTGACAGATCCCCCAGCGAAAATGCCTCCAACTCGGACAGCGAATCAGAGGAAGAGAGCAGCGATGACGAAGAGGATACCCCTAAGATGGGAACTCGTCCCGCTCCCTTGCAGTCCATTAAGTCGGTGACAAATGTGCAAGTGTACAAGGGTAAAACACTGGAACAGCATTTGGACTCCGAGAGCAGcgatgatgaagatgatgtGACTACAGCGGATGAAATGTACGATGAAGAGGAACAGATTGAGGAGGAGCAAGAAGGATTGGTCGAGGAAATGGAAGAAGATTACATTGTCGAGGAGGATCTTAGTGTTATATACGAGGAAGAGAGCGAACTGGAACGCAGCAGTGAATATGCCAAGACAGTCATTCGAAAGGATGACTCCCGATCCACCATAGTTGATGATATTGAAAAGCAGATCGAagaaaatgatgatgatgatgacgacgaagaGTCCAACTCGGTAACAGTGCGTTTGCCACTCCGCTTCTCCTTCAGTCGCTGTTCGAACGATGAAAACATTGCCACTGTGGAAGTCGGCAATACAACTCAGATCGAAGAAAAACAACCCATCATCGCAAGCACGTTCAGCGTGGCCAAGGTTGAAAgtgatgatgaggatgatgacTGTCAGGTCAGTGTGACCATCAGTTTGTCGAACTCTTCGCGTTCCAATTCAGTGGAGAAGGTTTCCCAACCATATCGGCCATCCAACGCATATCCCGTGGAGGATATAAGTACACCCATCAAAAATAGTGAAGAAGATGTTTCCACATCGTTCTCCCTTGGTATGCGCAACAAATTCATGGGTGAAACAATTGCCAATGATGTGACTAATAATATATCCCGGGATCAGGCAAAACCAAAGAACGACGCCACCGAAGATGAAAGCTCCCCAAAAGAAGAATTCGACTTCTTTGCAACTTTGATGGCCACCAAAATGCAGGCTCAGAAAATGATGGAGCAGTCTAAGAACTTTTGGAAAACTCCTGACCCTAAGCTAGTAGAACCCGAAGCTGAGAAGCCAAAACTTCGACCCAAGGAGAATATTCCTGAGACAAAACCACCAAGACCCATTTCTGGTGATATGTCCAAAACCCAGGCCTCGCTGGAGGCAGCCAAGAATAGCTTCTGGTCCACCTTCGCTACGACCTCAAAGGAAACGGAGCCCAAAGCAGAGCAAGAAGATGCAGCTGAGGATGTCGACTTCTGGGCAAGCatagaaaaaaaggaaatctCTGACCAGGAAGAAAAACAGTggaccaaaaaaaagaagaccGTAACCTACACTCCGTTGAAGAAAGAGACAGTTACTACGGTGGAGCATTGGACAACAACGTTCAGGGCTCAGTTGGAATCGCTACCAATCCCCCAAAAGGctgaagtacattttgtagttgaggaaaagcaaaaagaagttGAACAACGACAAGAAGAGAATCAGGGTGAAGAAGAGGATTTCTGGGGCTCAGTAATTAAGGATAAGATGGAAAACACAGCCAGTGCGACGTGGGAACGCACAGAATACAACTTAGAACCCTCTCAGGGAGTGACAGATCAACCCAAGCAACAAGATGAGGACAACGTTGACTTCTGGGCCGAAATTGAAACATCTAATACTTACGAAGATAGAGAAAAGCCCAAGAACCTCAGCTATGATCCCACAAAATATCCTGAAGAGCCCCGCGAAGTGGATACTGATGAGGAGATTGACTTCTGGGCCGAGTTAGAAGCTAGACGCAACCCAGGTGAAGACGACGACGAAGATGTCACGTTCCATAAATCGGCAACTTTCTGGGCTCGCAAAGAACGACAGAATTCTGTAGAGGAAACCCCTTACAAGCCTGTGGAAATCAAGGCTTTCAGAGCTAAGTTACCCGATGAAGCAGCAGTTGAAATTGATGTTTGGGCCACCTTAGAAGCAGCCAGAGGTCACGAGCCCGAAATTGTTGATCCCGCGGTGGAAGAGGAAAAGGTTCTAGCCGAGCAATTTGAGGAACTTGAACACGAGACctcggatgaggaggaggaggaggaggaggaggaggaagagctAGAGCAGAAGCCTCGGAAAGAAGTCCAGGAGAGCAATCTCAGCCATATGGACACCATGTCTTTGGCCTCGATGCACGAGCCAGCTACAGTCTATACATGGGCTCCACCACCACAGGAAGCGGAAGATAATGAGGAGGAAACTGATTTCTGGGCAGACATGGAAAAGGAACGATCCAAGAAAGAACAGTTCGAGGAGGCGGAGCAGAAACGACACAACTACCGACAGGCCATGGCCTTCTTCAACACCTCGATCGATGGCCAGCACTCACCGCCACAACAAAATGCCAGTCCCAATCGCAGCAGTGTTATCCTGGAAGTCGAAGAGCCACAGGAAGTGAACCTGGGACCACCTGGTGAGTACCAGATAGTAGGTGAGGATGGCGTCGTAGTGGAGGAGCATAAGCCGGAGATAACAGAAACAGAGGAAGATGAGCGAGGTGCTGCAACTCCAACCAATATGGAGCCACAACTACCAGAGGTCTATGTGGAGCCCGAGCCGGAAGTAAAACGCCTTGTCAACGGACTTCCTGATCTTGCCGTTGAGAAGTTTAGCGAAAAACCCAAGATATCGGTGCGTGCCAGGATCAGTGCCTTTGAGGTGATTCCCTCGGCGACAAGTGATGGCGCCAAGGGACTAACCAAGCAATCTCTATCAGTGGATAGTGCCTATGGTAAGGGAACCCTATCGCGAAACAGCAGCACTCAGCGATCCGAGTCGGAGATTGAGGAGGACGACTCCGGGGTAACGGACATGAATCGCCAGTTGTCTGAGACAGACACAGAGTCCGAGAGTTTTCCGGAGCTGCGCAAGATGACCAGCTACCAGCGGGCAGCCACACATTCCAGGCTCTTTAAGCTGCTGCAGGACGAAAACGATGTTCCGGAGGCGGGAGCACAACCCGCCGATGAATTTCAGTTCAAGCCCAGTCGCAGGAAGATTGTCCATAATGTGTCCATTACCAGACGACAAAATCCAGGAGCTTTGAATGATGCGGAGACCATGACGCAGCGCAGGGAACGACTTTCACTACCGCTTCGCAAGAATACCAGCATAGATGCGGACAATCCCTCGACCCCGAATAGTCCTGCCTCCCCCATAATGGGACCGTCGGCC